One window of the Pseudofrankia sp. DC12 genome contains the following:
- a CDS encoding OB-fold domain-containing protein, with amino-acid sequence MAQRVVAEGLFDWPSDEPRLIGSKCQVCGLVAFPAYPNCPKCGSLDTAETRLSTRGTLWTWTRQHFQPKNPPYLGTEPANEFVGYGVGYVELPEARIEARLTVGVDEPLEIGQEMELTVVPFATDADGTEVLTYAFRPVGKN; translated from the coding sequence TTGGCTCAGCGCGTCGTCGCGGAGGGCCTGTTCGACTGGCCGTCGGACGAGCCCCGGCTCATCGGATCGAAGTGCCAGGTCTGCGGCCTGGTCGCGTTCCCCGCGTACCCGAACTGCCCGAAGTGTGGCTCGTTGGACACCGCCGAGACGCGGCTGTCCACCCGGGGCACCCTCTGGACCTGGACCAGACAGCACTTCCAGCCGAAGAACCCGCCGTACCTCGGCACGGAGCCGGCGAACGAGTTCGTGGGCTACGGCGTCGGCTACGTCGAGCTTCCGGAAGCCAGGATCGAGGCCCGGCTGACTGTCGGCGTCGACGAGCCGTTGGAGATCGGCCAGGAGATGGAGCTGACGGTTGTCCCGTTCGCCACCGACGCCGACGGCACCGAGGTGCTGACCTACGCCTTCCGTCCCGTCGGAAAGAACTGA
- a CDS encoding thiolase family protein, giving the protein MDDVAIIGVGRTPFGRFPGQTAIQLGAQAVRNALGDAGLEWKQIQFGFAGSFEVDNPDAVINFLGLTGIPITDVYNGCATAASALTQAANTIRLGEYEIGIAVGMDKHPAGAFASYSEEYGLPAWYGETGLFLTPKFFAMKIQRYMHDHGITPETLAKVAAKNYRNGSISPYAFRRTPMTEEKILNSRMVNDPLTQYMFCSPDEGAAAVILCKASAAHTYTSKPIYLKASVVRTRKLGAFEVHSPWLPIERDDAPTVYASRAAYEMAGLGPEDVDIAQLQDTDAGAEVIHLAENGLCKDGEQERLYAEGATEIGGSLPVNTDGGLIANGEPIGASGLRQVYELTQQLRGTAGDRQVPGSPRVGYGQLYGAPGTAGVAILSV; this is encoded by the coding sequence ATGGACGACGTTGCGATCATCGGTGTCGGCCGAACCCCGTTCGGCCGCTTCCCGGGCCAGACCGCCATTCAGCTCGGCGCCCAGGCGGTGCGTAACGCGCTGGGCGATGCTGGCCTGGAGTGGAAGCAGATCCAGTTCGGCTTCGCCGGCAGCTTCGAGGTCGACAACCCCGACGCGGTCATCAACTTCCTCGGCCTGACCGGGATTCCGATCACCGACGTCTACAACGGCTGCGCCACCGCGGCCAGCGCGCTGACCCAGGCGGCGAACACGATCCGCCTCGGCGAGTACGAGATCGGCATCGCGGTCGGGATGGACAAGCATCCGGCCGGCGCGTTCGCCTCCTACTCGGAGGAGTACGGCCTGCCGGCCTGGTACGGCGAGACCGGCCTGTTCCTGACGCCGAAGTTCTTCGCGATGAAGATCCAGCGGTACATGCACGATCACGGGATCACCCCGGAGACGCTGGCCAAGGTCGCGGCGAAGAACTACCGCAACGGTTCGATCAGCCCGTACGCGTTCCGGCGCACCCCGATGACCGAGGAGAAGATCCTCAATTCCCGGATGGTCAACGACCCGCTGACGCAGTACATGTTCTGCTCGCCGGACGAGGGCGCGGCGGCGGTCATCCTGTGCAAGGCCAGCGCCGCGCACACGTACACGAGCAAGCCGATCTACCTGAAGGCCTCGGTCGTACGGACCCGCAAGCTGGGCGCGTTCGAGGTGCACAGCCCGTGGCTGCCGATCGAGCGGGACGACGCCCCGACCGTCTACGCCTCCCGGGCCGCCTACGAGATGGCGGGCCTCGGACCGGAGGACGTCGACATCGCCCAGCTTCAGGACACCGACGCCGGGGCCGAGGTGATCCACCTGGCCGAGAACGGCCTGTGCAAGGACGGCGAGCAGGAGCGTCTGTACGCCGAGGGCGCGACCGAGATCGGTGGCAGCCTCCCGGTCAACACCGACGGCGGCCTGATCGCCAACGGCGAGCCGATCGGCGCCTCCGGCCTGCGTCAGGTCTACGAGCTGACCCAGCAGCTGCGTGGCACCGCCGGCGACCGTCAGGTCCCCGGCAGCCCCCGCGTCGGCTACGGCCAGCTCTACGGCGCCCCCGGCACCGCCGGCGTCGCCATCCTGTCCGTCTAG
- a CDS encoding cytochrome P450 gives MTELYWDPFDKTIDMDPYPVWRQMRDEAPVYRNEKFDFYALPRHKDVDDAHLDPDTYSSAHGTVLEIMGPDPLDTGLIIFMDPPAHTMMRVLVSRGFTPRRIAALEEHIRKLSAQMLDPHIGGSGFDYVQDFAAQLPSKVISELIGVDPADREEVREAIDATFHLDPEKGMINDISFMAQIKLHEYFSEQIDARRKNPRDDVMTALTEAEIGTGADARRLTTKEAADFTNLLVSAGTETVARLLGWACSLFAQHPEARAELVADPSLLRGAVEETLRYEAPSPVQGRWTTRDVELYGETIPANSKVLLLTASAGRDERKYPDADVYDIHRRFDSHVTFGHGPHFCLGASLARMEGRVALEETLRRFPTWEIDTENIERLHTSTVRGFAKLPVLL, from the coding sequence GTGACGGAACTGTACTGGGACCCGTTCGACAAGACGATCGACATGGACCCGTACCCGGTGTGGCGCCAGATGCGCGACGAGGCACCGGTCTACCGCAACGAGAAGTTCGACTTTTACGCGCTGCCCCGGCACAAGGACGTCGACGACGCCCACCTGGACCCGGACACGTACAGCTCCGCACACGGAACGGTGCTGGAGATCATGGGTCCGGATCCCCTGGACACCGGTCTCATCATCTTCATGGACCCGCCGGCCCACACGATGATGCGCGTGCTCGTCTCGCGCGGCTTCACGCCGCGGCGGATCGCCGCGCTCGAAGAGCACATCCGCAAGCTGTCCGCCCAGATGCTCGACCCCCATATCGGTGGGTCCGGTTTCGACTACGTCCAGGACTTCGCCGCCCAGCTGCCGTCGAAGGTCATCTCCGAGCTGATCGGCGTCGACCCGGCGGACCGCGAGGAGGTGCGCGAGGCGATCGACGCGACCTTCCACCTGGACCCGGAGAAGGGGATGATCAACGACATCTCCTTCATGGCCCAGATCAAGCTGCACGAGTACTTCTCGGAGCAGATCGACGCCCGGCGCAAGAACCCGCGCGACGACGTGATGACCGCGCTCACCGAGGCCGAGATCGGCACCGGCGCCGACGCCCGGCGGCTCACCACCAAGGAGGCGGCGGACTTCACCAACCTGCTCGTCTCCGCCGGCACCGAGACCGTGGCCCGGCTGCTTGGCTGGGCCTGCTCGCTGTTCGCCCAGCACCCCGAGGCCCGCGCCGAGCTCGTCGCCGACCCGTCCCTGCTGCGCGGTGCCGTCGAGGAGACACTGCGCTACGAGGCGCCGTCGCCCGTGCAGGGCCGGTGGACCACCCGCGACGTCGAGCTGTACGGCGAGACCATCCCGGCGAACTCGAAGGTGCTGCTGCTGACCGCGTCGGCCGGCCGCGACGAGCGCAAGTACCCCGACGCCGACGTGTACGACATCCACCGCCGGTTCGACAGCCACGTGACGTTCGGGCACGGCCCGCACTTCTGCCTCGGCGCGTCGCTGGCCCGGATGGAGGGCCGGGTCGCCCTGGAGGAGACGCTCAGGCGCTTCCCCACGTGGGAGATCGACACCGAGAACATCGAGCGGCTGCACACCAGCACCGTCCGCGGCTTCGCGAAGCTGCCCGTCCTGCTGTAG
- a CDS encoding LLM class flavin-dependent oxidoreductase: MAIFSMRFDFRNPPLAQTSMSERYGAALDMAEWADRLGFYAFGLSEHHGSDDGYLPSPLTMAAAVAARTKTVRITIAALITPFHDPLRLAEDTAVIDHISAGRLDLVLAAGYVPAEFEMFGVPVKERARRVTEAVHTLRAAWTGEPFEYRGRTVRVTPAAYSPKGPGITLGGSSEAAGRRAARLDIGFTPTDGATWEFYRDETIKLGRPDPGPRFGRTATFIHVAHDVDAGWEKIAPYALHESNAYGAWLTAGGSGTASVFQAAESTEALRETGQYRVLTPAELVNELREQGPFALCNLTPMMGGIPPEIAWESLRLVESEVIPALAAEQTAQPAGR, encoded by the coding sequence GTGGCGATCTTCTCAATGCGGTTCGACTTCCGCAATCCGCCGTTAGCCCAGACGAGTATGTCCGAACGCTACGGGGCCGCGCTGGACATGGCGGAGTGGGCCGACCGGCTGGGCTTCTACGCCTTCGGCCTCTCCGAGCACCACGGCTCCGACGACGGGTACCTACCCAGTCCGCTCACGATGGCCGCCGCCGTCGCCGCCCGGACCAAGACCGTCCGGATCACGATCGCGGCACTGATCACCCCGTTCCACGACCCGCTGCGCCTCGCCGAGGACACCGCGGTCATCGACCACATCTCCGCGGGCCGCCTCGACCTGGTCCTCGCGGCCGGCTACGTCCCCGCCGAGTTCGAGATGTTCGGCGTACCCGTCAAGGAACGGGCGAGGCGCGTCACCGAGGCCGTCCACACGCTGCGCGCGGCGTGGACCGGCGAGCCGTTCGAGTACCGCGGCCGCACCGTCCGGGTCACGCCGGCCGCCTACTCCCCCAAGGGCCCCGGCATCACCCTCGGTGGCAGCTCCGAGGCCGCCGGCCGGCGCGCCGCCCGCCTGGACATCGGCTTCACCCCGACCGACGGGGCCACCTGGGAGTTCTACCGCGACGAGACGATCAAGCTCGGACGGCCGGACCCCGGACCGCGGTTCGGCCGCACGGCGACCTTCATCCACGTGGCCCATGACGTCGACGCCGGCTGGGAGAAGATCGCGCCCTACGCGCTGCACGAGTCGAACGCCTACGGCGCCTGGCTCACCGCCGGGGGCAGCGGCACCGCGAGCGTCTTCCAGGCCGCCGAGTCGACCGAGGCGCTGCGCGAGACCGGCCAGTACCGGGTGCTGACGCCCGCCGAGCTCGTCAACGAGCTTCGTGAACAGGGACCATTCGCGCTGTGCAACCTCACTCCGATGATGGGCGGCATCCCGCCGGAGATCGCCTGGGAGAGCCTGCGCCTGGTCGAGAGCGAGGTCATTCCCGCGCTCGCGGCGGAACAGACGGCGCAGCCGGCGGGCAGGTAA
- a CDS encoding SDR family NAD(P)-dependent oxidoreductase produces MDLNGRVAIVTGGGGGLGAATVRHLIGVGMKVVVVDKFGDAAEAVAKEFDEGVAAAVAGDTTDDDDVAAAIAAGKALGTVSLLVNVAGGATGGGRTVGRGNVPHDKDVFVTTLAMNAIGTFNFSRLVAAGAFAGNEPDEYGQRGVIVNVGSLAGLEGQTGQIAYGSAKAAILGMTLPMARDLAVLGVRVCAIAPGTMGTPKMESVRPEMLAALTKDIVFPKRLGRPEEFALLVESIARNPYLNGENIRLDGALRFSAK; encoded by the coding sequence TTGGACCTGAACGGACGCGTGGCGATCGTGACCGGCGGCGGCGGCGGTCTTGGCGCGGCGACAGTGCGGCACCTGATCGGTGTCGGCATGAAGGTCGTGGTCGTCGACAAGTTCGGCGACGCCGCCGAGGCGGTCGCCAAGGAGTTCGACGAGGGCGTCGCGGCCGCGGTCGCCGGTGACACCACCGACGACGACGACGTGGCGGCCGCGATCGCCGCCGGCAAGGCGCTGGGCACGGTGTCGCTGCTGGTCAACGTCGCGGGCGGCGCCACGGGCGGCGGGCGTACCGTCGGCAGGGGCAATGTCCCGCACGACAAGGACGTGTTCGTCACCACGCTGGCGATGAACGCGATCGGCACCTTCAACTTCAGCCGCCTCGTCGCGGCCGGCGCCTTCGCCGGCAACGAGCCTGACGAGTATGGCCAGCGCGGCGTGATCGTCAACGTGGGCTCGCTCGCCGGCCTCGAGGGCCAGACCGGCCAGATCGCCTACGGCTCGGCCAAGGCCGCGATCCTTGGCATGACGCTGCCGATGGCCCGCGACCTCGCGGTGCTCGGCGTCCGTGTCTGCGCGATCGCCCCCGGCACCATGGGTACCCCGAAGATGGAGAGCGTGCGGCCGGAGATGCTGGCGGCGCTCACCAAGGACATCGTCTTCCCGAAGCGGCTCGGGCGGCCGGAGGAGTTCGCGCTGCTCGTCGAGTCGATCGCGCGCAACCCGTACCTCAACGGCGAGAACATCCGGCTCGACGGCGCGCTGCGCTTCTCGGCGAAGTAG
- a CDS encoding acyl-CoA thioesterase domain-containing protein, producing MFNVDAVIGSLALEPVGEDSYRAGNVPSPGPVVYGGQLLAQSIAAGLAGQDGKAVKTLHTVFARAGRPGLPLDIAVQRLSSGRTMASSTVTISQNGKVVSQSTVLLSVDEPDFIRHVDSRPGLEPPKPGEPLDGGHGRPGAPGDWEASIVDAVDLNDPDAVGPAELDVWTRWPGAPGDRGTSQALVAFVTDGFSIGTAMRPHPGVGQALSHRTISTSVLSHTITFHEPVAAGDWLLLSTRVPYTGHGRGYGRGDIFAADGALVASYVQDSMIRAMAPAAAGSHRL from the coding sequence GTGTTCAACGTTGACGCCGTCATCGGCTCGCTCGCGTTAGAGCCGGTCGGCGAGGACAGCTATCGCGCGGGCAACGTCCCCTCGCCGGGCCCGGTCGTCTACGGCGGGCAGCTGCTCGCCCAGTCGATCGCCGCGGGGCTCGCCGGCCAGGACGGCAAGGCGGTCAAGACCCTGCACACCGTCTTCGCCCGCGCCGGCCGGCCGGGCCTGCCGCTCGATATCGCCGTCCAGCGGCTCAGCTCGGGCCGCACGATGGCAAGCAGCACGGTCACCATCAGCCAGAACGGCAAGGTGGTCAGCCAGTCGACGGTGCTGCTCTCGGTGGACGAGCCGGACTTCATCCGGCACGTGGACAGCCGCCCGGGCCTGGAGCCGCCGAAGCCGGGCGAGCCACTCGACGGTGGCCACGGGCGGCCTGGCGCGCCCGGCGACTGGGAGGCGTCGATCGTCGACGCCGTCGACCTCAACGACCCGGACGCGGTCGGCCCGGCCGAGCTCGACGTCTGGACGCGCTGGCCGGGCGCCCCCGGCGACCGCGGCACCAGCCAGGCGCTCGTCGCTTTCGTGACTGACGGCTTCTCGATCGGAACGGCGATGCGCCCGCACCCGGGCGTGGGCCAGGCGCTGTCGCACCGCACCATCTCCACCAGCGTGCTGTCGCACACGATCACGTTCCACGAGCCGGTGGCGGCCGGCGACTGGCTGCTGCTGTCGACCCGGGTCCCGTACACCGGGCACGGCCGCGGCTACGGCAGGGGCGACATCTTCGCGGCCGACGGCGCGCTGGTCGCGTCGTACGTGCAGGACAGCATGATCCGCGCGATGGCACCGGCCGCGGCAGGCAGTCACCGGCTCTGA
- a CDS encoding thiolase family protein yields the protein MNEAVIVATARTPVGTGRKGSLVDVDAFELATLAVGEAVRRAGIDPELVDDVVLGEVLYGGGDIARYAAIEAGLVNAPGVAHNRHCASGMAAIQTAAASVIAGMDKVVVAGGTNSSSTAPRSQRRQPGTDDLVDWYSPTHRNTPEAPNTDMSITVGWNAAKAAGLSRADLDAWALRSHQRAIAGIDAGAFKEEIVPVEVTRRDGTTFSFDTDEHPRRDTSLERLAGLKVLHPEIEGFSITAGNASGVNDGAGAVVLTSRAFAEANGLEPLAVIRSWASAGVPPAETGLAPVKAIPKALERAGLSVGDIALWEINEAFASVPAAACKLLGIDDSIVNFLGSGCSLGHPIAMTGARQIITLTHELRRRGGGIALSAMCAGGGMASATVIEVPAP from the coding sequence GTGAATGAAGCGGTGATTGTCGCTACCGCACGGACGCCGGTGGGTACCGGGCGCAAGGGATCTCTGGTGGACGTCGACGCCTTCGAGCTGGCCACGCTCGCGGTCGGCGAGGCCGTCCGGCGGGCCGGGATCGACCCGGAGCTGGTCGACGACGTAGTGCTCGGCGAGGTCCTTTACGGCGGCGGCGACATCGCCCGGTACGCGGCGATCGAGGCCGGGCTGGTCAACGCTCCCGGTGTGGCCCACAACCGGCACTGTGCCTCCGGCATGGCCGCCATCCAGACGGCCGCCGCGTCGGTCATCGCGGGGATGGACAAGGTCGTCGTCGCCGGCGGTACGAACTCCTCGTCCACCGCGCCGCGCTCCCAGCGGCGCCAGCCCGGCACCGACGACCTTGTCGACTGGTACTCGCCGACCCACCGGAACACGCCCGAGGCGCCGAACACCGACATGTCGATCACTGTCGGCTGGAACGCGGCCAAGGCCGCGGGCCTGTCCCGCGCGGACCTGGACGCCTGGGCGCTGCGCTCGCACCAGCGCGCGATCGCCGGCATCGACGCGGGCGCCTTCAAGGAGGAGATCGTCCCGGTCGAGGTCACCCGGCGGGACGGCACCACCTTCTCCTTCGACACCGACGAGCATCCCCGCCGCGACACGAGCCTGGAGCGGCTGGCGGGGCTGAAGGTGCTGCACCCGGAGATCGAGGGCTTCAGCATCACGGCGGGCAACGCCTCCGGCGTGAACGACGGCGCGGGCGCGGTCGTGCTGACCTCCCGCGCGTTCGCCGAGGCGAACGGCCTCGAGCCGCTCGCTGTGATCAGGTCCTGGGCGTCGGCCGGTGTCCCGCCGGCCGAGACCGGCCTCGCGCCGGTCAAGGCGATCCCGAAAGCCCTCGAGCGCGCCGGGCTCAGCGTCGGCGACATCGCACTCTGGGAGATCAACGAGGCGTTCGCCTCGGTGCCGGCCGCCGCCTGCAAGCTGCTCGGCATCGACGACTCGATCGTCAACTTCCTGGGTAGCGGCTGCAGCCTGGGCCACCCGATCGCGATGACCGGGGCCCGGCAGATCATCACGCTGACCCACGAGCTGCGCCGTCGTGGTGGCGGGATCGCGCTGTCCGCCATGTGCGCCGGTGGCGGCATGGCCAGCGCCACCGTCATTGAGGTTCCCGCTCCCTGA
- a CDS encoding SDR family NAD(P)-dependent oxidoreductase, producing MRTVLVGASSGSGRAIGSGLGQRGAQVALLARRKDRLVDAAKEAGEGSLAVACDVTDEESVKAAVEDAAAQLGGIDALVFVDVEDLTHVVHTVITNGAAIKPVVVDARRTVPLPLNIPAQTS from the coding sequence ATGCGAACGGTTCTGGTCGGTGCCTCCAGCGGGTCAGGGCGCGCCATCGGGAGCGGTCTCGGCCAGCGCGGCGCGCAGGTCGCGTTGCTGGCCCGGCGCAAGGATCGGCTGGTCGACGCGGCGAAGGAGGCCGGAGAGGGCTCGCTCGCTGTGGCCTGCGACGTCACCGACGAGGAGTCCGTCAAGGCGGCCGTCGAGGATGCGGCTGCCCAGCTCGGCGGGATCGACGCCCTCGTCTTCGTCGACGTCGAGGACCTGACGCACGTCGTGCACACCGTCATCACGAACGGCGCCGCGATCAAGCCGGTCGTCGTGGATGCCCGCCGCACCGTCCCACTGCCGCTGAACATCCCCGCGCAGACCTCCTGA
- a CDS encoding alpha/beta hydrolase, which yields MATSVDPAVGVSTQPVLPVAPPSEGSFEGFTTYSYIPVHPTGIIYLFHGSGGSADFAIKVETTDVLNEMIGRGFGYVATESTERSGDRRWNVDDPSMTSNPDLARMDRLRRHVIDSTAVDADTPTYGLGMSNGSAFTALWAAAESSAGVRISAVALYMAGPTRAVDRLGGLRVPTFMVVGVNDTVTNPAKEKADLAAIADAGLPTELHEVIQRAVTPARYLRVPGVTEATAESVVAAYQQAGIVDSAGRLLASLPAGLTGDNADSLTSGVRLPTSLTPGQQTAVNAETLATIGEHQFNAEFKVQNAQFFADQRTS from the coding sequence GTGGCGACGAGCGTCGACCCGGCCGTCGGGGTGTCAACCCAGCCGGTGCTTCCGGTCGCGCCACCGAGCGAGGGAAGCTTCGAGGGTTTCACGACCTACTCATACATTCCGGTGCACCCCACCGGAATCATCTACCTCTTCCATGGCTCCGGTGGCAGCGCCGACTTCGCCATCAAGGTGGAGACCACCGACGTTCTCAATGAGATGATCGGCCGAGGGTTCGGTTATGTGGCCACGGAGAGCACCGAGCGTTCCGGCGATCGGCGCTGGAACGTCGATGATCCCTCGATGACCTCGAATCCCGACCTGGCTCGGATGGACCGGCTGCGCCGGCACGTCATCGACAGCACCGCCGTCGACGCCGACACGCCGACATACGGCCTTGGCATGTCGAACGGGAGCGCGTTCACCGCACTATGGGCAGCGGCCGAGAGCTCGGCCGGTGTCCGGATCAGCGCGGTAGCCCTTTACATGGCCGGCCCCACCAGGGCGGTCGACCGGCTCGGCGGGCTGCGTGTCCCGACCTTCATGGTGGTCGGGGTCAATGACACCGTCACCAACCCCGCCAAGGAGAAGGCCGACCTGGCCGCGATCGCCGACGCCGGACTTCCGACGGAACTGCACGAGGTCATCCAACGAGCTGTGACCCCCGCACGTTACCTGCGCGTCCCAGGCGTCACCGAGGCGACCGCGGAGTCGGTCGTCGCCGCCTACCAGCAGGCTGGGATAGTCGACTCCGCTGGCAGGCTACTCGCCTCCCTGCCCGCGGGCCTCACGGGGGACAACGCCGACAGTCTCACCAGCGGAGTCCGCCTGCCTACCAGCCTTACCCCCGGCCAGCAGACCGCTGTCAACGCCGAGACACTCGCCACGATCGGCGAACATCAGTTCAACGCCGAGTTCAAGGTGCAGAACGCACAGTTCTTCGCCGACCAGCGGACCTCCTGA
- a CDS encoding TetR/AcrR family transcriptional regulator, translated as MATVVPVDRDKPNGPRSRKGAATRARLLEAAKAVFEEGGFLEARISDIAERAGLSHGSFYHYFDSKEQIFREVAMALSDLLHAPLSTVIFDPASIASPQDRIRAGNRRFLESYRQEARIIGVIEQVSRYDTLLNTVRFEHQQRDRERISDSIAQLQRRGRVDPSLNPTIAASALGAMVTRFAEMWLVQGLFDTDFDEGAEQLTRLFLNALHLREKPTGPDTDQ; from the coding sequence TTGGCGACGGTGGTGCCAGTCGACCGGGACAAGCCCAACGGGCCGCGCTCGCGCAAGGGCGCCGCGACCAGGGCCCGGCTGCTTGAGGCGGCGAAGGCGGTCTTCGAGGAGGGCGGCTTCCTGGAGGCGCGGATCTCGGACATCGCCGAGCGCGCGGGCCTCTCCCACGGCTCCTTCTACCACTACTTCGACTCGAAGGAGCAGATCTTCCGGGAGGTCGCCATGGCCCTCTCGGACCTGCTGCACGCGCCGCTGAGCACGGTCATCTTCGACCCGGCCTCGATCGCGTCCCCACAGGACCGGATCCGCGCCGGCAACCGTCGGTTCCTGGAGAGCTACCGGCAGGAAGCCCGGATCATTGGCGTCATCGAGCAGGTCTCCCGCTACGACACGCTCCTGAACACCGTCCGGTTCGAGCACCAACAGCGCGACCGGGAGCGCATCTCGGACTCGATCGCCCAGCTCCAGCGGCGCGGCCGGGTCGACCCGAGCCTCAACCCGACGATCGCGGCCTCCGCGCTTGGCGCGATGGTCACCAGGTTCGCCGAGATGTGGCTCGTCCAGGGCCTGTTCGACACCGACTTCGACGAGGGCGCCGAGCAGCTCACCCGGCTGTTCCTGAACGCCCTGCACCTGCGCGAGAAGCCCACCGGCCCGGATACCGATCAATAG
- a CDS encoding amidohydrolase family protein, with the protein MTATGPGDTVIPVFDADNHLYETTDAFTKYLPERYKKAIDYVDVHGRTKIAVRGTISDFIPNPTFNMVARPGAQEEYYRKGNPDGKSRREIFGKPVPSIPAWREPAARLKLMDEEQGLDRTLLFPTLASLLEERMRDDPELTHAAIHALNEWLYETWQFNYNGLDRIFTAPVITLPVVGEAVKELDWVLERGAKVILIRPAPVPGYKGPRSFALPEFDPFWARVQEADILVALHASDSGYSRFTGEWAGSATEHLPFQPNAFRMLHSWRPIEDAVASLVIHGAVTRFPRLKIAAVENGASWLAPLIKTLQDLYKKLPQDFLENPLEGLRRNIYISPFWEENIAGLAGLLGEEHVLFGSDYPHPEGLANPVSYLDDLRGQPEPFVRKVMGENLAKLMNVPVALPATV; encoded by the coding sequence ATGACCGCAACTGGCCCAGGTGACACCGTCATCCCGGTGTTCGACGCGGACAACCATCTCTACGAGACGACGGACGCGTTCACGAAGTACCTGCCGGAGCGGTACAAGAAGGCGATCGACTACGTCGATGTGCACGGCCGCACGAAGATCGCGGTGCGCGGGACGATCAGCGACTTCATCCCGAACCCGACCTTCAACATGGTGGCCCGCCCGGGCGCGCAGGAGGAGTACTACCGCAAGGGCAACCCGGACGGGAAGTCCCGCCGGGAGATCTTCGGCAAGCCGGTGCCCAGCATCCCGGCCTGGCGGGAGCCGGCGGCCCGGCTGAAGCTGATGGACGAGGAGCAGGGCCTCGACCGCACGCTGCTGTTCCCGACGCTCGCCAGCCTGCTCGAGGAGCGGATGCGCGACGATCCGGAGCTGACCCACGCCGCCATCCACGCCCTGAACGAGTGGCTGTACGAGACCTGGCAGTTCAACTACAACGGCCTCGACCGGATCTTCACCGCACCCGTGATCACCCTTCCGGTCGTCGGCGAGGCGGTCAAGGAGCTGGACTGGGTGCTGGAGCGCGGCGCGAAGGTGATCCTGATCCGCCCGGCGCCAGTGCCCGGCTACAAGGGCCCGCGCTCGTTCGCCCTGCCGGAGTTCGACCCGTTCTGGGCCCGGGTCCAGGAGGCCGACATCCTGGTCGCCCTGCACGCGTCCGACTCGGGCTACTCCCGTTTCACCGGTGAGTGGGCGGGCTCCGCCACCGAGCACCTGCCGTTCCAGCCGAACGCGTTCCGGATGCTGCACTCGTGGCGGCCGATCGAGGACGCGGTGGCGTCGCTGGTCATCCACGGTGCTGTGACGCGCTTCCCGCGTCTCAAGATCGCTGCCGTCGAGAACGGCGCCTCGTGGCTCGCGCCGCTGATCAAGACCCTCCAGGACCTCTACAAGAAGCTGCCGCAGGACTTCCTGGAGAACCCGCTGGAGGGGCTGCGGCGCAACATTTACATCAGCCCTTTCTGGGAGGAGAACATCGCCGGCCTGGCCGGGCTGCTCGGTGAGGAGCACGTCCTGTTCGGCTCCGACTACCCGCACCCGGAGGGCCTGGCCAACCCGGTCAGCTACCTTGACGACCTCAGGGGCCAGCCCGAGCCGTTCGTCCGCAAGGTCATGGGCGAGAACCTGGCCAAGCTGATGAACGTCCCGGTCGCCCTGCCCGCCACGGTCTGA